One genomic region from Burkholderia latens encodes:
- a CDS encoding zinc-binding alcohol dehydrogenase family protein produces MKAVGLTRYLPIDDPQALLDVDVPQPEPGPRDLLVKVEAISVNPVDTKVRAPKPQVEESPRVLGWDAAGTVVAVGADVTLFRPGDAVFYAGSITRAGANSEFHAVDERIAAHKPRTLDFAASAALPLTALTAWEALFDRLRVSPQGADAGKSVLIIGGAGGVGSIAIQLAKTLGKLRVIATASRPASAEWVRALGADDVVDHFGDLPAQLRDIGHPNVDYVLIFNDTDRHFPAAAEVVRPQGGICTIVENAKPVPVELLKAKSAAFHWEFMFTRAMFETPDMIEQHKILTEVARLVDDGTLRTTLGEQLGTINAANVRRAHQMLEAGRAIGKLVLSGF; encoded by the coding sequence ATGAAAGCAGTTGGACTGACCCGTTACCTGCCGATCGACGACCCGCAAGCGCTGCTCGACGTCGACGTGCCGCAACCCGAGCCCGGCCCGCGCGACCTGCTCGTGAAGGTCGAGGCGATTTCCGTGAACCCGGTCGACACCAAGGTCCGCGCGCCGAAGCCGCAGGTCGAGGAGAGCCCGCGCGTGCTGGGCTGGGATGCTGCCGGCACGGTCGTCGCGGTGGGCGCCGACGTCACGCTGTTCCGGCCGGGCGACGCGGTGTTCTACGCGGGCAGCATCACGCGCGCCGGCGCGAACAGCGAATTCCATGCGGTCGACGAGCGGATCGCCGCGCACAAGCCGCGCACGCTGGATTTTGCGGCGTCGGCCGCGCTGCCGCTCACCGCGCTGACCGCGTGGGAGGCGCTGTTCGACCGGCTGCGCGTGTCGCCGCAGGGCGCCGATGCGGGCAAGTCGGTGCTGATCATCGGCGGGGCGGGCGGCGTCGGCTCGATCGCGATCCAGCTCGCGAAGACGCTCGGGAAGCTGCGCGTGATCGCGACCGCGTCGCGGCCCGCATCGGCCGAATGGGTGCGTGCGCTCGGTGCGGACGACGTGGTCGACCACTTCGGCGACCTGCCCGCGCAATTGCGTGACATCGGTCATCCGAACGTCGATTACGTGCTGATCTTCAACGACACGGACCGTCATTTCCCTGCCGCGGCGGAAGTCGTCCGGCCGCAGGGCGGCATCTGCACGATCGTCGAGAACGCGAAGCCGGTCCCGGTCGAACTGCTGAAGGCGAAGAGCGCCGCGTTCCACTGGGAGTTCATGTTCACGCGCGCGATGTTCGAGACGCCGGACATGATCGAGCAGCACAAGATCCTCACCGAGGTCGCGCGGCTCGTGGACGACGGCACGCTGCGCACGACGCTCGGCGAACAGCTCGGCACGATCAACGCGGCGAACGTGCGGCGCGCGCATCAGATGCTCGAGGCCGGGCGCGCGATCGGCAAGCTGGTGCTGAGCGGCTTCTGA
- a CDS encoding DUF6013 family protein, producing the protein MSQRSLSVAVSWSAVFAAACVSASVFAAPPVKGSLKGGGTGQLEYTVKVDSKTFGNMQETRKIRSGETDDFNWKSVPPGGAVAMQDGCPSADSLPRDENGAMVRQTQVRLAPSVDAKGIANVQLSFQAAAPKGTRNVSAGGKTLQCPDVVSVSQVKWVSISTNGGSKSVTMSDGTKVTVSIKH; encoded by the coding sequence ATGAGCCAACGCAGCTTGTCAGTCGCCGTATCGTGGTCGGCCGTGTTCGCGGCGGCATGCGTAAGCGCAAGCGTATTCGCGGCGCCGCCGGTCAAAGGCAGCCTGAAGGGCGGCGGGACGGGGCAGCTCGAATACACGGTCAAGGTCGATTCGAAGACCTTCGGCAATATGCAGGAGACGCGCAAGATCCGCTCGGGCGAGACGGACGACTTCAACTGGAAGTCGGTGCCGCCGGGCGGTGCGGTCGCGATGCAGGACGGTTGCCCGAGCGCCGACAGCCTGCCGCGCGACGAGAACGGCGCGATGGTGCGCCAGACCCAGGTGCGGCTCGCGCCGTCGGTCGACGCGAAGGGGATCGCGAACGTGCAACTGAGCTTCCAGGCCGCCGCGCCGAAAGGCACACGCAACGTGAGCGCGGGTGGCAAGACGCTGCAGTGTCCGGACGTCGTGTCGGTGAGCCAGGTCAAGTGGGTGTCGATTTCGACGAATGGCGGGTCGAAATCGGTCACGATGAGCGACGGCACGAAGGTGACCGTGTCGATCAAGCACTGA
- a CDS encoding ABC transporter ATP-binding protein yields MTAPHGLIDAQRITRRDARTGKTLLTPTDFSLAAGSRIAITGPSGSGKSVLLRALALLDPLDGGQVLWRGKRIRRGAIPRYRRSIAYVRQRPAQMDGTVDAQLRYPYSLAVYRDATFDRARVEALAARAGRGADFLDKRASDLSGGEAQIAALLRVLQLDPDVLLLDEPTSALDPDSTRAIEALVDAWFDAASDARAYMWISHDPAQAARIATTRLVMQAGVLQAAASTEGAQ; encoded by the coding sequence ATGACAGCCCCCCACGGTCTCATCGACGCACAGCGCATCACGCGCCGCGACGCACGCACCGGCAAGACCTTGCTGACGCCGACCGATTTCAGCCTTGCCGCGGGATCGCGAATTGCTATCACGGGTCCGTCGGGCTCAGGCAAGAGCGTGCTGCTGCGCGCGCTCGCGCTGCTCGATCCGCTCGATGGCGGCCAAGTGCTGTGGCGCGGCAAGCGCATCAGGCGCGGCGCGATTCCGCGCTACCGACGCAGCATCGCGTATGTGCGCCAGCGCCCCGCTCAGATGGACGGCACCGTCGACGCGCAATTGCGCTATCCGTACTCGCTCGCGGTCTATCGCGACGCGACGTTCGACCGCGCGCGCGTCGAAGCGCTCGCCGCGCGTGCGGGGCGCGGCGCCGATTTTCTCGACAAGCGTGCGAGCGATCTGTCGGGCGGCGAAGCGCAGATCGCCGCGCTGCTGCGCGTGCTGCAGCTTGACCCCGACGTGCTGTTGCTCGACGAGCCGACCTCCGCGCTCGATCCCGATTCCACGCGTGCGATCGAAGCGCTCGTCGACGCATGGTTCGACGCAGCATCCGATGCGCGTGCATACATGTGGATCTCCCACGATCCGGCGCAGGCCGCGCGGATCGCGACGACGCGGCTCGTGATGCAGGCCGGCGTGCTGCAAGCCGCAGCCTCGACGGAGGGTGCGCAATGA
- a CDS encoding ABC-F family ATPase, producing the protein MLSTANITMQFGPKPLFENISVKFGEGNRYGLIGANGCGKSTFMKILGGDLEPSAGNVALEPNVRLGKLRQDQFAYEDVRVLDVVMMGHTEMWAAMTERDAIYANPEATDDDYMHAAELEGKFAEYGGYDAEARAGALLLGIGIEEKFHNGTMADVAPGWKLRVLLAQALFSKPDVLLLDEPTNNLDINSIRWLEHTLNEYNSTMIIISHDRHFLNSVCTHMADMDYGTLKVWPGNYDDYMLASAQARERQAAANARAKERVAELQDFVRRFSANKSKARQATSRAKQIDKIKIEEFKPSSRQNPFIRFEFDKKLHNVAVVAEEITKKYERTIFQNFNLSVQPGERIAIIGENGAGKTTLLRSLLGNLPLDHGTVKWAENANVGYMPQDTYEEFPDDITLMDWIDQYRKEGDDETMVRGTLGRLLFSSDDIKKSVKVLSGGEKGRMIWGKLMLGRHNVLLMDEPTNHMDMESIESLQIALEQFEGTLIFVSHDREFVSGLANRIIEVRTDGTLFDFGGNYEDFLASQGQE; encoded by the coding sequence GTGCTTTCTACTGCCAACATCACGATGCAATTCGGGCCGAAGCCCTTGTTCGAGAATATCTCGGTCAAATTCGGCGAGGGCAACCGCTATGGTCTGATCGGCGCGAACGGCTGTGGCAAGTCGACCTTCATGAAGATCCTCGGCGGCGACCTCGAGCCGAGCGCCGGCAACGTCGCGCTGGAGCCGAACGTGCGTCTGGGCAAGCTGCGCCAGGACCAGTTTGCGTATGAAGACGTGCGCGTGCTCGACGTCGTGATGATGGGCCACACCGAGATGTGGGCCGCGATGACCGAGCGCGACGCGATCTACGCGAACCCGGAAGCCACCGACGACGACTACATGCACGCGGCCGAGCTGGAAGGCAAGTTCGCCGAATACGGCGGCTACGACGCCGAGGCGCGCGCGGGCGCGCTGCTGCTCGGCATCGGCATCGAGGAGAAGTTCCACAACGGCACGATGGCCGACGTCGCGCCGGGCTGGAAGCTGCGCGTGCTGCTCGCGCAGGCGCTGTTCTCGAAGCCGGACGTGCTGCTGCTCGACGAACCGACCAACAACCTCGACATCAACTCGATCCGTTGGCTCGAGCACACGCTCAACGAGTACAACTCGACGATGATCATCATCTCGCACGATCGTCACTTCCTGAACTCGGTGTGCACGCATATGGCCGACATGGACTACGGCACGCTGAAGGTCTGGCCGGGCAACTACGACGACTACATGCTCGCATCGGCGCAGGCGCGTGAGCGTCAGGCGGCGGCGAACGCGCGCGCGAAGGAACGCGTGGCGGAGCTGCAGGACTTCGTGCGCCGCTTCTCGGCGAACAAGTCGAAGGCGCGCCAGGCAACGAGCCGCGCGAAGCAGATCGACAAGATCAAGATCGAGGAATTCAAGCCGTCGTCGCGGCAGAACCCGTTCATCCGCTTCGAGTTCGACAAGAAGCTGCACAACGTTGCGGTGGTCGCCGAAGAAATCACGAAGAAGTACGAGCGTACGATCTTCCAGAACTTCAATCTGTCGGTGCAGCCGGGCGAGCGCATCGCGATCATCGGCGAGAACGGCGCGGGCAAGACGACGCTGCTGCGTTCGCTGCTCGGCAACCTGCCGCTCGATCACGGCACGGTGAAGTGGGCCGAGAACGCGAACGTCGGCTACATGCCGCAGGACACGTACGAGGAGTTCCCGGACGACATTACGCTGATGGACTGGATCGACCAGTACCGCAAGGAAGGCGACGACGAAACGATGGTGCGCGGCACGCTGGGCCGCCTGCTGTTCTCGTCGGACGACATCAAGAAGTCGGTGAAGGTGCTGTCGGGCGGCGAGAAGGGCCGCATGATCTGGGGCAAGCTGATGCTCGGCCGCCACAACGTGCTGCTGATGGACGAGCCGACCAACCACATGGACATGGAGTCGATCGAATCGCTGCAGATCGCGCTCGAGCAGTTCGAAGGCACGCTGATTTTCGTGTCGCACGACCGCGAATTCGTCAGCGGCCTCGCGAACCGGATCATCGAAGTGCGCACGGACGGCACGCTGTTCGACTTCGGCGGGAATTACGAGGATTTCCTCGCGAGCCAGGGGCAGGAATAA
- a CDS encoding AsmA family protein, translating into MTLTRTIGKTAAWIVGIVALIIVAAGVFIVTFDWNRAKPWVNEHVSTALGRPFAINGDLRVDWRRPQSETGWRAWVPWPRISATRLEIGNPDWAKGSKFVTLDAAHFDLAILPLLTHQIVIPSIDVVNPAVDLERLADGRNTWTFQFKQSGQPKTWKVRLDSFAFAKGTVVYRDAITKADLTIGIDTLGQPVPLGDVLKEQEQKSRAASAQRVGKRGAAQLAAKANAEAASGASAAQGASEVPAAASARASAAAPVAAASSASASAAAAGASGASGAAARVQPAGPIYAFGLKVDGRYKNVPITGTGKVGGVLAIENATQPFPLQADVKAGDTRLAIVGTLTDPMHLAAIDLRLWLQGTSMSHLYQLTGITLPDTPPYATEGRLIGQIKQKASTFRYENFHGRVGGSDLAGTLTWAQREPRPKLSGELVSNLLQFSDLAPVIGADSAASKAKRGDTTRQPPDRVLPVAAFRTERWSAIDADVKFTGRKLIKSPQLPITNLYTHILLQDGVLTLEPLQFGVAGGTLATNAHLDGSRTPLKGRFTLTARHLKLKQLFPTQKVMQTALGEINGDASLSATGNSPAALAATSTGEVKALVTDGRISLLLMEAAGLNVANVVYEKLFGTRDVNINCAAIDFVANDGLLQPKVFALDTDDALINVDGPINLRDESLDLKIHPHTKGFRIFSLRSPLYAKGTFKNPKVGVEAGALALRAGAMVGLGLINPFAALIPLIAPSNNRDVPCSQLFGQMNAKAAQKGAAKAGK; encoded by the coding sequence ATGACGCTCACCCGAACCATCGGCAAGACCGCTGCATGGATCGTCGGTATCGTCGCACTGATCATCGTCGCTGCCGGCGTCTTCATTGTCACGTTCGACTGGAACCGCGCGAAACCGTGGGTCAACGAACATGTGAGCACCGCGCTTGGCCGTCCGTTTGCGATCAACGGCGACCTCAGGGTCGACTGGCGCCGCCCGCAGAGCGAAACAGGCTGGCGCGCATGGGTGCCCTGGCCTCGCATCTCGGCCACCCGGCTGGAGATCGGGAACCCCGACTGGGCGAAGGGCTCCAAGTTCGTCACGCTCGACGCCGCGCACTTCGATCTCGCGATTCTTCCGCTCCTCACCCACCAGATCGTCATTCCGTCGATCGACGTCGTCAACCCGGCCGTCGACCTCGAACGGCTCGCCGACGGTCGTAACACGTGGACCTTCCAGTTCAAGCAGTCGGGCCAACCGAAGACATGGAAAGTACGGCTCGACAGCTTCGCGTTCGCGAAGGGGACCGTCGTTTATCGAGACGCAATCACCAAGGCCGATCTGACGATCGGGATCGATACGCTCGGCCAGCCGGTTCCGCTCGGTGACGTGCTCAAGGAGCAGGAACAGAAGTCGCGTGCGGCATCGGCGCAGCGTGTCGGCAAGCGCGGCGCCGCGCAACTCGCGGCGAAGGCGAACGCGGAAGCCGCGTCCGGTGCGTCAGCGGCGCAAGGTGCGAGCGAAGTGCCTGCGGCCGCGTCGGCGCGCGCGTCCGCCGCTGCGCCCGTTGCCGCGGCTTCGTCCGCATCGGCGAGTGCGGCTGCCGCCGGCGCGAGCGGCGCATCGGGCGCCGCCGCGCGTGTGCAGCCGGCCGGCCCGATCTACGCGTTCGGCCTGAAGGTCGATGGCCGCTACAAGAACGTGCCGATCACCGGCACCGGCAAGGTGGGCGGTGTGCTGGCGATCGAGAATGCGACGCAGCCGTTCCCGCTGCAGGCCGACGTGAAGGCCGGCGACACGCGGCTCGCGATCGTCGGCACGCTGACCGATCCGATGCACCTGGCGGCGATCGACCTGCGGCTGTGGCTGCAGGGCACGTCGATGTCGCATCTGTACCAGCTCACCGGCATCACGCTGCCCGACACGCCGCCGTACGCGACCGAGGGGCGCCTGATCGGCCAGATCAAGCAGAAGGCGAGCACGTTCCGCTACGAGAACTTCCACGGTCGCGTGGGCGGCAGCGATCTCGCGGGCACGCTGACGTGGGCGCAGCGCGAGCCGCGGCCGAAGCTGTCGGGCGAACTCGTGTCGAACCTGCTGCAGTTCTCCGACCTCGCGCCGGTGATCGGCGCCGATTCAGCCGCGAGCAAGGCCAAGCGCGGCGACACGACGCGCCAGCCGCCGGACCGCGTGTTGCCGGTTGCGGCGTTCCGCACCGAGCGCTGGAGCGCGATCGACGCGGACGTGAAGTTCACCGGGCGCAAGCTGATCAAGAGCCCGCAACTGCCGATCACGAACCTGTACACGCACATCCTGCTGCAGGACGGCGTGCTGACGCTCGAGCCGCTGCAGTTCGGCGTCGCGGGCGGCACGCTTGCGACGAATGCGCATCTCGACGGCAGCCGCACGCCGCTGAAGGGGCGCTTCACGCTGACCGCGCGCCACCTGAAACTCAAGCAGTTGTTCCCGACGCAGAAGGTCATGCAGACTGCACTCGGCGAGATCAACGGCGACGCATCGCTGTCGGCGACCGGCAATTCGCCGGCCGCGCTCGCGGCCACGTCGACCGGCGAAGTGAAGGCGCTCGTCACGGACGGCCGCATCAGCCTCCTGCTGATGGAGGCGGCGGGCCTGAACGTCGCGAATGTCGTCTACGAAAAGCTGTTCGGCACCCGCGACGTGAACATCAATTGCGCGGCGATCGATTTCGTCGCGAACGACGGGCTGCTCCAGCCGAAGGTCTTCGCGCTCGATACGGACGATGCGCTGATCAACGTGGACGGCCCGATCAACCTGCGCGACGAATCGCTCGACCTGAAGATCCATCCGCACACGAAGGGTTTCCGGATCTTTTCGCTGCGCTCGCCGCTTTACGCGAAGGGCACGTTCAAGAATCCGAAGGTTGGCGTCGAGGCGGGCGCGCTCGCGCTGCGCGCCGGCGCGATGGTCGGGCTCGGGCTGATCAACCCGTTCGCGGCGCTGATCCCGTTGATCGCGCCGAGCAACAACCGCGACGTGCCGTGCTCGCAGCTGTTCGGGCAGATGAACGCGAAGGCCGCGCAGAAGGGGGCGGCGAAGGCCGGCAAGTGA
- a CDS encoding aldehyde dehydrogenase family protein codes for MKIYDQFYIDGAWRKPDGASKIDVIDSATEAVIGRIPEGVASDAQHAVRAARAAFDGWAATPAATRAGYLRKIVERLQTRSEELAQSITGEVGMPIKLSRAIQVGGPIYNWNAYAKLAESFEFEAKVGNSLVVREPVGVVAAITPWNYPLNQITLKVAPALAAGCTVVLKPSEVAPLNAFMLAEAIHEAGLPPGVFNLVCGYGPVVGEALATDPDVDMVSFTGSTRAGKRVAELAAAGVKRVALELGGKSASVILDDADFAAAVKGTVNACYLNAGQTCSAHTRMLVPEARYEEARALAKAAAEAYVAGDPRLETTRLGALASAAQQQRVHAYIQRGIDDGAELVTGGTGLPEGLDKGFFVKPTVFGRVDPRSTIAQEEIFGPVLSIITYRDEEEAVRIANDSPYGLGGAVWAGSDERAMRVARRIRTGQVDINGGTWNAAAPFGGYKQSGHGRENGVYGLEEYLEYKSMQLKHGHPA; via the coding sequence ATGAAAATCTACGATCAGTTCTACATCGACGGCGCATGGCGCAAACCGGACGGAGCAAGCAAGATCGACGTGATCGATTCGGCCACCGAGGCCGTGATCGGGCGGATTCCCGAAGGCGTCGCGTCGGACGCGCAGCACGCTGTCCGTGCGGCGCGTGCCGCATTCGATGGATGGGCCGCAACACCGGCCGCGACGCGCGCCGGCTACTTGCGCAAAATCGTCGAGCGCCTGCAGACGCGCAGCGAGGAACTCGCGCAGTCGATCACCGGCGAAGTCGGGATGCCGATCAAGCTGTCTCGCGCGATCCAGGTCGGCGGCCCGATCTACAACTGGAACGCATATGCGAAGCTCGCCGAATCGTTCGAATTCGAGGCGAAGGTCGGCAACTCGCTGGTAGTGCGCGAGCCGGTCGGGGTCGTCGCGGCGATCACGCCGTGGAACTACCCGCTCAACCAGATCACGCTGAAAGTCGCGCCGGCGCTTGCGGCCGGCTGCACGGTGGTGCTGAAGCCGTCCGAAGTCGCGCCGCTCAACGCATTCATGCTCGCGGAGGCGATTCACGAAGCCGGCCTGCCGCCGGGCGTGTTCAACCTCGTGTGCGGGTACGGCCCTGTCGTCGGCGAGGCGCTGGCTACCGACCCGGACGTCGACATGGTCTCGTTCACCGGCTCGACGCGCGCAGGCAAGCGCGTGGCCGAACTCGCTGCGGCGGGTGTGAAGCGCGTCGCGCTCGAACTGGGCGGCAAGTCGGCGTCGGTGATTCTCGACGATGCCGATTTTGCGGCGGCTGTGAAGGGTACGGTCAATGCGTGCTACCTGAACGCGGGGCAGACGTGCTCCGCGCATACGCGCATGCTGGTGCCCGAAGCGCGCTACGAAGAGGCTCGCGCGCTTGCGAAGGCGGCGGCCGAAGCGTACGTCGCGGGTGATCCGCGGCTCGAAACGACGCGCCTCGGCGCGCTCGCATCGGCCGCCCAGCAGCAGCGCGTGCACGCCTACATCCAGCGCGGGATCGACGACGGCGCGGAGCTTGTGACGGGCGGCACCGGTCTGCCGGAAGGGCTCGACAAGGGTTTCTTCGTGAAGCCGACGGTGTTCGGGCGCGTCGATCCGAGATCGACGATCGCACAGGAAGAAATCTTCGGGCCGGTGCTGTCGATCATCACGTATCGCGATGAAGAGGAAGCGGTGCGGATCGCGAACGATTCGCCGTACGGGCTCGGCGGCGCGGTGTGGGCGGGCAGTGACGAACGCGCAATGCGTGTCGCGCGGCGCATCCGCACGGGGCAGGTCGACATCAACGGCGGCACGTGGAACGCGGCCGCGCCGTTCGGCGGCTACAAGCAGTCGGGGCACGGCCGCGAGAACGGCGTGTACGGGCTCGAAGAGTATCTCGAGTACAAGTCGATGCAGCTGAAACACGGGCATCCGGCCTGA
- a CDS encoding ABC transporter permease: protein MSPALQDLSLVDVGIAAALVAVNGAISAALSLGLGRQLALAAVRTVVQLLAIGYVLGWVFGHPHWTVVLPLTALMTLIAGFAGAARGKHAYRGQRIDSIASIWVSSWLVAAIGLFVVIRIHPWYEPQYAIPILGMILGNTLTGVALGVERMMDELTARRDRVETALALGATRWEAAQDAARQAVRAGMLPTLNQMAVVGVVSLPGMMTGQVLAGQSPLQAVRYQIVIMFLIAAASALGTVGAVLMTYRRLFSADHRFLAARLEERTR from the coding sequence ATGAGCCCAGCGCTGCAGGATCTGAGCCTCGTCGACGTCGGGATCGCCGCCGCGCTCGTCGCGGTGAATGGCGCGATCTCGGCCGCGCTGTCGCTCGGCCTCGGTCGCCAGCTCGCGCTGGCCGCCGTGCGCACCGTCGTGCAGTTGCTCGCGATCGGTTACGTCCTCGGCTGGGTGTTCGGCCATCCGCACTGGACGGTCGTGCTGCCGCTCACCGCACTGATGACGCTGATCGCAGGTTTCGCGGGCGCCGCGCGCGGCAAGCACGCGTACCGCGGGCAGCGCATCGACAGCATCGCGTCGATCTGGGTCAGCAGCTGGCTCGTCGCGGCGATCGGCCTGTTCGTCGTGATCCGCATTCACCCGTGGTACGAACCGCAATACGCGATCCCGATTCTGGGGATGATTCTCGGCAATACGCTTACCGGCGTGGCGCTCGGCGTCGAACGGATGATGGACGAGCTCACCGCGCGGCGCGACCGTGTCGAGACCGCACTCGCACTCGGCGCGACGCGCTGGGAAGCCGCGCAGGACGCCGCGCGTCAGGCCGTGCGCGCGGGCATGCTGCCGACGTTGAATCAGATGGCCGTCGTCGGCGTCGTAAGTCTGCCGGGGATGATGACCGGCCAGGTGCTGGCCGGCCAGTCGCCGCTGCAGGCCGTGCGCTATCAGATCGTGATCATGTTCCTGATCGCCGCGGCGTCGGCGCTCGGCACCGTCGGCGCGGTACTGATGACGTATCGCCGGCTGTTCTCGGCCGATCACCGGTTTCTTGCCGCGCGGCTCGAGGAACGCACGCGCTGA
- a CDS encoding zinc-dependent alcohol dehydrogenase family protein, translating to MKAIVYEAFGAAPRLMNVDDPAPAPDGVVIEVKATGVCRSDWHGWMGHDPDIVLPHVPGHELAGVVVAAGKSVTRWKAGDRVTVPFVAGCGHCPECHSGNQQVCEQQFQPGFTHWGSFAEYVGIHHADLNLVRLPDALDFPTAASLGCRFVTSFRAVVDQGRTSAGQWVAVHGCGGVGLSAIMIANAIGANVVAIDISDRALALARSVGAAATVNASEVADVVEAVKEITRGGAHVSLDALGHPDTCFNSISNLRRRGKHVQVGLMLGEHAAPAVPMSKVIAHELEILGSHGMQAHRYDAMLDMVHAGKLAPSRLIGKEIRLGESIDALMNMNRFEGAGVTVVTDFSR from the coding sequence GTGAAAGCAATTGTCTATGAAGCGTTTGGCGCGGCGCCGCGGCTGATGAACGTCGACGATCCCGCGCCCGCGCCCGACGGCGTCGTGATCGAGGTCAAAGCAACGGGCGTGTGCCGTAGCGACTGGCACGGCTGGATGGGGCACGACCCGGACATCGTGCTGCCGCATGTGCCGGGCCATGAACTGGCAGGCGTCGTCGTCGCGGCCGGTAAGTCGGTCACGCGCTGGAAGGCGGGCGACCGCGTGACGGTGCCGTTCGTCGCCGGGTGCGGCCACTGCCCGGAATGCCACTCGGGCAACCAGCAGGTATGCGAGCAACAGTTTCAGCCCGGCTTCACGCACTGGGGTTCGTTCGCAGAATACGTGGGCATCCATCATGCGGACCTGAATCTCGTACGGCTGCCCGATGCGCTCGATTTCCCGACCGCGGCGAGCCTCGGATGCCGGTTCGTGACGTCGTTTCGCGCGGTGGTCGACCAGGGCCGCACGTCGGCCGGCCAATGGGTCGCCGTGCACGGCTGCGGCGGCGTGGGTCTGTCGGCGATCATGATCGCGAATGCGATCGGCGCGAACGTGGTCGCGATCGACATCTCGGATCGCGCGCTCGCGCTGGCGCGCTCGGTCGGCGCGGCGGCGACCGTCAATGCGTCGGAAGTCGCGGACGTTGTCGAGGCGGTGAAGGAGATCACGCGCGGGGGCGCACATGTGTCGCTCGATGCGCTCGGCCATCCGGACACCTGTTTCAACTCGATCAGCAATCTGCGCCGCCGCGGCAAGCACGTGCAGGTCGGGCTGATGCTCGGCGAGCATGCGGCCCCTGCCGTGCCGATGAGCAAGGTCATCGCGCACGAACTGGAGATACTCGGCAGCCACGGGATGCAGGCGCATCGTTACGACGCGATGCTGGATATGGTGCATGCCGGCAAACTCGCGCCGAGCCGGTTGATCGGCAAGGAGATCCGGCTCGGCGAGTCGATCGACGCGCTGATGAACATGAACCGGTTCGAAGGCGCAGGCGTGACGGTCGTGACGGACTTTTCGCGTTGA
- a CDS encoding Lrp/AsnC family transcriptional regulator, producing MEQLDRIDRGMLDMLQQDGRVSNARLAEAFSLSESSCWRRLRRLEEAGLIAGYHARLDRRKLGFGVMAFVQIVCTQHGEEVTAEFERLIEASPNVLACDNTTGEADFLLQVVAADLDDYSHFVEKVLRKLPGVLSIRSNLSLRQLKSTQRLPIA from the coding sequence ATGGAACAATTGGATCGAATCGACCGCGGGATGCTGGACATGCTGCAGCAGGACGGGCGCGTATCGAACGCGCGGCTCGCCGAAGCGTTCTCGCTCAGCGAGTCATCCTGCTGGCGCCGGCTCCGACGGCTCGAGGAAGCCGGTTTGATCGCCGGCTATCACGCGCGGCTCGACCGCCGGAAGCTGGGGTTCGGCGTCATGGCGTTCGTGCAGATCGTCTGTACGCAGCACGGCGAGGAAGTGACGGCGGAATTCGAGCGCCTGATCGAGGCGAGTCCGAACGTGCTCGCGTGCGACAACACGACCGGCGAAGCGGATTTTCTGCTGCAAGTCGTGGCCGCCGATCTCGACGACTACAGCCATTTCGTCGAAAAGGTGCTGCGCAAACTGCCGGGCGTGTTGAGCATTCGCTCGAACCTGTCGCTGCGCCAGTTGAAGTCGACGCAGCGGTTGCCGATCGCGTGA
- a CDS encoding lipocalin-like domain-containing protein: MPASQLRDQLVGAWRLVSYEVRPRDGGTITYALGRDVRGWILYTPDGYMSAQLMAAGRPPYADGDLHGGSRDERAAAARGYVAYSGPFNVDDNGTLTHEMDVSLFPNWIGNVQQRVVSVEGNRLQLGTAKPVVVDGRQVDAVLVCARARR, from the coding sequence ATGCCCGCCAGCCAGCTTCGCGACCAACTCGTCGGCGCATGGCGCCTCGTGTCCTATGAAGTCCGCCCGCGCGACGGCGGCACCATCACCTACGCGCTCGGCCGCGACGTACGCGGCTGGATTCTCTACACGCCGGACGGCTATATGTCCGCGCAGTTGATGGCAGCCGGCCGGCCGCCCTATGCCGACGGCGATCTGCACGGCGGCAGCCGCGACGAACGCGCCGCCGCCGCGCGCGGCTATGTTGCGTATTCAGGCCCTTTCAACGTTGACGACAACGGGACGCTGACGCACGAGATGGACGTGAGCCTGTTTCCAAACTGGATCGGCAACGTCCAGCAGCGGGTCGTCAGCGTCGAAGGCAATCGCCTGCAGCTCGGCACGGCCAAGCCCGTGGTCGTCGACGGCCGGCAGGTCGACGCGGTGCTCGTCTGCGCGCGCGCGCGCCGCTGA